A part of Methanohalobium evestigatum Z-7303 genomic DNA contains:
- a CDS encoding DUF7839 domain-containing protein has product MIDLLQSKSGITKFLILIEVAAHQPNVRQKEIARKIGVTPQAVSEYMKELVEDGFIYSEGRVQYRITKYGVEWVLENAADMKRYARFVMSDIISHVSTWTAIAEEDLDKDEKVYLEMRDGLLYVSNNKVTNSTGITIDEAKKGEDVGVTDLRGLIDLEVAKITVCKIPKVERGGSKRVDLERLQTLSKSKSYIAAIGTESLIALKKIGQNPDVMFGAKESIVEAAFHGLSSLVLVIDEEITTILSRLESENMEYELIDLTRQ; this is encoded by the coding sequence ATGATAGACCTCCTGCAGAGTAAAAGCGGGATTACAAAGTTTTTGATTTTGATTGAAGTAGCTGCTCACCAGCCTAATGTTAGACAAAAAGAAATTGCCAGGAAAATCGGAGTGACCCCACAGGCAGTTTCTGAATACATGAAAGAACTGGTCGAAGATGGTTTCATATATTCTGAAGGCAGGGTTCAATACCGGATTACAAAATACGGTGTAGAATGGGTGCTGGAAAATGCAGCAGATATGAAGCGTTATGCTCGTTTTGTAATGAGCGATATTATCAGCCATGTATCAACATGGACTGCTATTGCAGAAGAAGACCTTGACAAGGACGAAAAAGTATACCTTGAAATGCGTGATGGATTGCTCTATGTAAGCAACAACAAAGTCACAAACTCAACTGGTATTACCATCGATGAGGCAAAAAAAGGAGAGGATGTCGGTGTCACCGACCTAAGGGGATTAATCGACCTTGAAGTCGCAAAAATCACTGTATGCAAGATACCAAAGGTTGAACGCGGTGGGTCAAAAAGGGTTGATCTTGAACGGTTACAAACACTTTCCAAATCTAAATCATATATTGCCGCTATAGGAACGGAATCTTTGATAGCACTCAAAAAAATCGGACAGAATCCTGATGTGATGTTTGGTGCTAAAGAATCAATCGTTGAAGCGGCATTCCATGGGTTATCTTCACTGGTGCTGGTAATTGACGAAGAAATTACTACGATTTTAAGCCGGCTGGAATCAGAAAACATGGAATATGAATTGATAGACCTTACCAGACAATAA
- a CDS encoding YfcE family phosphodiesterase — protein MKIFAISDTHMKQAQIPQNLTGIIDDYDIIIHAGDFTSKGCYDEFESTGKLKAVYGNADDPELKEILPERTKFEIDGVRVGIIHQGALSVTDTLAYRYLALEMEVDVLVFGHLHRPIVEKEDVMLVCPGSPTKPRMSPPTGVEITIENGSVTGNIIELEGGSCDSLELTRKFMEEDES, from the coding sequence ATGAAAATCTTTGCAATTTCTGATACGCATATGAAACAGGCACAAATTCCACAAAATCTTACCGGTATTATTGATGATTATGATATTATCATCCATGCCGGTGATTTTACTTCAAAAGGTTGCTATGATGAGTTTGAATCCACCGGAAAACTAAAAGCTGTTTATGGTAATGCTGATGACCCTGAACTTAAAGAGATTCTTCCTGAAAGAACCAAATTTGAAATCGATGGTGTTAGAGTTGGGATAATCCACCAAGGAGCTTTATCTGTTACTGATACTCTTGCCTACCGATATCTTGCTCTGGAAATGGAAGTAGATGTGCTGGTATTTGGACATCTGCACAGACCAATTGTGGAAAAGGAAGACGTTATGCTGGTGTGTCCTGGTTCTCCGACAAAACCCAGAATGTCCCCACCTACTGGAGTAGAAATTACAATTGAGAATGGTTCTGTTACTGGGAATATAATTGAACTTGAGGGCGGTTCATGCGATTCTCTTGAATTAACCCGCAAGTTTATGGAAGAGGACGAATCATAA
- a CDS encoding RPA family protein, translating to MAAFVREVAKRVFAQEFKESNLMFKDGEDQYSPQYLLTPTGAKVNRLFIVGTLTETEDIGTEAEFLRGRVSDPTGSFLIYAGQYQPEAAQVLSECEKPAFVAIVGKPNTYTTDEGDVITSVRPESISVVDGDTRDMWVLEAAKHTLNRINSLDKDEPNIKKAVEHYNTDKKHYYEMVQQALQSLKETE from the coding sequence ATGGCAGCATTTGTTAGAGAAGTAGCAAAACGGGTATTTGCTCAGGAATTTAAAGAATCCAATCTGATGTTTAAAGATGGTGAAGACCAGTATTCTCCCCAGTATCTTCTTACACCTACAGGTGCAAAGGTAAACCGTCTTTTTATAGTGGGAACTCTTACAGAAACGGAAGATATAGGCACCGAAGCCGAGTTTCTCCGCGGACGTGTATCAGACCCTACCGGCTCATTTTTGATTTACGCTGGTCAGTACCAGCCTGAAGCTGCTCAGGTTCTTTCAGAATGTGAAAAACCCGCGTTTGTGGCAATAGTGGGAAAACCCAATACCTACACTACAGATGAAGGAGATGTAATAACCTCGGTTCGACCCGAATCAATAAGTGTGGTAGATGGAGATACTCGGGATATGTGGGTTCTGGAAGCTGCAAAACACACTCTTAACCGTATCAACTCTCTGGATAAGGATGAACCTAATATCAAAAAAGCGGTTGAACACTACAATACAGATAAGAAACATTATTATGAAATGGTGCAGCAGGCACTGCAATCACTCAAAGAAACAGAATAA
- a CDS encoding replication protein A (Replication protein A protects and stabilize the intermediate ssDNA that is generated by the unwinding action of a DNA helicase at the replication fork. In addition, SSBs prevent the formation of secondary structures by single-stranded template DNA.), translated as MDEKEAAKEIKDRFSDFGVDIPQEDIEERLEKLTSKFKVPMNEARRSVTNYFLKEYNISRGEFYGSQTETPLVNVKDLLEDGKWVNVKVKVLQLWDNTHESISQVGIVGDSTGTIKFVKWANANLPDVEENKTYHLRNVVIDEWNEKFQINLNRTSSIEKIDEDIEIGTSSVTASGAMVDIQSGSGLIKRCPECNRPLSKGACPEHGKVEGVYDLRIKAVLDDGESVHEALLNRELTEYIGEITLESAKSMASEALDPNVVLDYLKEKLMGKYYTVTGPKLDRYILVETIEQQSRFDENELDELIASAEVV; from the coding sequence ATGGATGAAAAAGAAGCCGCAAAAGAAATCAAAGATAGATTCTCTGATTTTGGTGTAGATATACCACAGGAAGATATCGAAGAAAGACTTGAAAAATTAACCTCCAAATTTAAAGTACCCATGAACGAAGCACGAAGAAGTGTTACAAACTATTTTTTGAAAGAATACAACATATCAAGAGGAGAATTCTATGGCAGTCAGACAGAAACGCCTCTTGTAAATGTTAAAGACCTTTTAGAAGATGGTAAATGGGTCAATGTTAAAGTTAAAGTCCTCCAGCTTTGGGATAATACCCATGAATCAATATCTCAGGTAGGTATAGTTGGAGATTCAACCGGTACAATAAAATTTGTAAAATGGGCTAATGCAAATCTTCCTGATGTTGAGGAAAACAAGACCTATCATCTCAGAAATGTAGTAATTGATGAATGGAACGAAAAATTCCAGATTAATCTTAACAGAACAAGTTCCATAGAAAAAATAGATGAAGATATTGAGATAGGAACATCATCAGTTACAGCCAGTGGAGCGATGGTAGATATACAATCTGGTTCCGGGCTTATAAAACGCTGCCCTGAATGCAACCGTCCGTTATCAAAAGGGGCATGCCCCGAACATGGAAAAGTAGAGGGTGTATATGATTTAAGGATTAAAGCTGTTCTGGATGATGGAGAATCCGTGCATGAAGCACTTTTAAACCGTGAATTGACAGAATATATAGGCGAAATAACCCTTGAGAGTGCCAAATCTATGGCATCAGAAGCACTTGACCCAAATGTAGTTCTTGACTATTTGAAAGAAAAACTTATGGGTAAATATTACACGGTTACAGGTCCTAAACTTGATAGATATATTTTGGTGGAAACAATAGAACAGCAGTCCAGATTCGATGAAAACGAACTTGATGAATTGATTGCCTCGGCTGAGGTGGTATAA